In one Mycobacterium heckeshornense genomic region, the following are encoded:
- a CDS encoding sigma-70 family RNA polymerase sigma factor, which translates to MTGAPRLSSDLDALLRRVARRDADAFAQFYDRTRARVYGLVTRVLRDSGYSEETTQEVYLEVWRTAKDYDSTKGSALAWLLTMAHRRAVDRVRSEHAASQRESRYSAANVDPSSDVVADSAIAGDERRRVVECLDGLTDAQRECIELAYYGGLTYVEVSQQLSANLSTIKSRMRDAIRSLRNCLGVT; encoded by the coding sequence ATGACCGGAGCGCCGCGGCTGAGCAGCGACCTGGACGCATTGTTGCGCCGGGTGGCTCGTCGCGACGCGGATGCGTTTGCCCAGTTCTACGATCGCACCAGGGCACGCGTTTACGGGCTGGTGACCCGGGTCCTGCGCGATTCCGGTTACAGCGAGGAAACCACCCAGGAGGTGTACCTCGAGGTATGGCGTACCGCAAAAGACTACGACTCCACCAAGGGCTCCGCCTTGGCGTGGCTGCTGACCATGGCGCACCGGCGCGCCGTCGACCGGGTGCGCAGCGAGCACGCCGCCAGTCAGCGTGAGTCACGCTACAGCGCAGCCAACGTCGACCCGTCCAGCGACGTCGTCGCCGACTCGGCGATCGCCGGCGACGAGCGCCGCCGGGTGGTCGAGTGCCTGGACGGGCTGACCGACGCCCAGCGGGAATGCATCGAACTGGCCTATTACGGCGGGTTGACCTATGTCGAAGTGTCGCAGCAATTGTCCGCCAATTTGTCGACGATCAAGTCGCGCATGCGTGACGCGATACGTAGCCTGCGCAACTGCCTGGGTGTGACATGA
- a CDS encoding anti-sigma factor encodes MTEPTEFDLLEMATPYALDAVSDTERADIERQVQAAPPPVAEAFHEQVRAVRETMAVVSAVTGAEPPAHLRSVVLAAVDSDRRRQKRWRTGLIAAAAAIVVGLAAFGVGAVVRPFASPTVAEQVLTAPDVRTVTGPLLSGGSATIVFSRDKNAGVLVMNNVPPPPPGSVYQMWLLDAHGPTSAGTMDTKAVAPSTTAVIPNLGSSSALAFTVEPGNGSPRPTGRMLTELPLT; translated from the coding sequence ATGACCGAGCCGACCGAATTCGACCTGCTCGAGATGGCCACACCGTATGCCCTGGACGCCGTCTCCGACACCGAGCGCGCCGACATCGAGCGGCAGGTCCAAGCCGCCCCACCGCCGGTGGCCGAGGCCTTCCACGAGCAGGTGCGCGCCGTCCGTGAGACCATGGCGGTGGTATCGGCGGTCACCGGCGCAGAGCCGCCGGCCCACTTGCGTTCGGTCGTGCTGGCAGCGGTGGATTCCGATCGGCGTCGCCAGAAGCGTTGGCGCACAGGACTTATTGCTGCAGCAGCGGCGATTGTGGTGGGCCTGGCCGCATTCGGTGTCGGGGCGGTCGTGCGGCCGTTCGCATCGCCCACGGTCGCTGAGCAGGTGCTGACCGCGCCGGATGTCCGCACGGTCACCGGCCCGCTGCTCAGTGGCGGGAGCGCGACAATCGTGTTCTCCCGCGACAAGAACGCCGGCGTACTGGTGATGAACAACGTCCCGCCGCCGCCGCCCGGCTCGGTGTATCAGATGTGGCTGCTCGACGCGCATGGCCCGACCTCGGCGGGCACGATGGACACCAAAGCCGTTGCGCCGTCGACCACCGCCGTGATCCCTAATCTGGGAAGTTCGAGCGCGCTGGCATTTACCGTCGAGCCCGGCAACGGGTCACCACGCCCGACCGGGCGGATGCTGACCGAGTTGCCGCTGACCTGA